A single window of Pseudomonadota bacterium DNA harbors:
- a CDS encoding nucleotidyltransferase family protein, producing the protein MPQAARILSLFRALAQDRRDLELAAFDDQTLSWALDVGIGPLLLRTADITRQNAAPSTHRMALLSADLTARVLCGMLLDATAEILDSASENAHAITLLKGISICEDLYPEPHLRTMGDIDLLVEPGMQRSIECLLYKLGYRQRSENPPEFYVNHHHSMPFYHLERPIYIEVHTSLFPVQMTVARDKVFLPEYVRRQRVSFLFRGHSARRLRPELQLAYICSHMAERLTWSREPLAFIDLILLLRKYGTILDWKNILSFLEGTVAASHTYVMLSYLSNHGLATIPLDVLEVLKTTQKCVNGIALSQLHRIIDRYLLRRPLFTSVATTQTVGITWDTLLSPRHPLLNLLHVPWNILFVPNHPERFSATFQIRRLRSVLRRVLRAASE; encoded by the coding sequence TTCGTGCCCTCGCCCAAGACCGCCGAGACCTGGAGTTAGCGGCGTTCGACGACCAGACCCTATCCTGGGCCCTAGACGTTGGTATCGGGCCGTTACTGCTTCGAACTGCAGATATTACCCGGCAAAACGCGGCGCCATCCACCCACCGGATGGCCCTTCTGTCTGCCGACCTCACTGCGCGCGTCCTTTGCGGAATGCTCCTCGATGCTACCGCAGAGATCCTCGATTCTGCGTCCGAGAATGCCCACGCGATTACCCTACTTAAAGGCATTTCAATCTGCGAGGACCTCTACCCAGAGCCCCATCTGCGCACGATGGGCGACATCGACCTCCTGGTCGAACCCGGCATGCAAAGGTCGATTGAGTGTCTTCTGTACAAACTCGGCTACCGTCAACGCTCTGAAAATCCTCCAGAGTTCTACGTGAACCATCATCACAGCATGCCCTTCTACCATCTTGAGCGTCCTATCTACATCGAAGTCCATACCTCCCTCTTCCCTGTGCAGATGACGGTCGCGCGCGACAAGGTGTTCTTGCCAGAGTATGTGAGGCGCCAGCGTGTTTCCTTTCTGTTCCGCGGACACTCCGCGCGACGGTTGCGACCTGAATTGCAGCTTGCATATATATGCTCGCACATGGCAGAACGCTTGACCTGGTCACGCGAGCCATTGGCGTTTATTGATCTGATATTGCTCCTCCGCAAGTACGGCACCATACTCGACTGGAAAAATATTTTGTCTTTTCTGGAGGGTACAGTCGCTGCCAGCCATACCTATGTGATGTTGAGTTATTTGAGCAACCACGGATTGGCCACAATTCCTCTGGATGTTTTGGAGGTTCTAAAGACAACCCAAAAATGCGTGAATGGGATTGCGCTGTCACAATTGCATCGGATCATCGACCGTTATCTACTGCGGCGCCCACTATTCACCTCCGTGGCTACCACGCAAACCGTAGGTATCACGTGGGACACACTGCTCAGCCCCAGACACCCGTTGCTTAATCTCTTGCATGTGCCTTGGAACATACTGTTCGTACCGAATCATCCTGAACGTTTCTCGGCGACCTTTCAGATACGAAGGCTTCGGTCCGTCTTAAGGCGCGTCCTCCGCGCAGCGTCCGAGTGA
- a CDS encoding DUF488 family protein, whose amino-acid sequence MQIDAWLKVLAPSTELRKWFGHDREKWAEFKRRYFRELDEHAEEVKELLEMVRAGRITFIFSAKDAKCNHAVALKEYLERRFDN is encoded by the coding sequence TTGCAGATCGACGCGTGGCTCAAGGTCTTGGCGCCAAGCACCGAGCTGCGCAAGTGGTTTGGTCACGATCGGGAGAAATGGGCCGAATTCAAACGCCGTTATTTTCGAGAGCTAGATGAGCATGCTGAAGAGGTTAAAGAACTTCTAGAAATGGTTAGAGCCGGTCGAATAACGTTTATCTTTTCCGCAAAAGACGCGAAGTGCAATCATGCGGTGGCGTTAAAAGAATACCTCGAGCGGCGGTTCGACAACTAG
- a CDS encoding NAD(P)/FAD-dependent oxidoreductase — MTIEVDFLLIGGGLASATAAKTLREQGADGSVAIIAAEPLLPYHRPPLTKGFLLGKQTRESLPVLKDGYFRDQDVQVLLDTRALSIEPEHRCVRTDRAGDFKYRKLLIATGCRPHRIEAPGAELPGVFYLRTLADALDLKQAMAGAKRAAVIGSSFIAMELAASFAEQGIETTLIAREDRLYSRLDSPEVSTFFAGYYRARGVAILFNETVKAFTGRGRVQRLITSSGKKIACNLVAVGIGVDPDLGFIAGSGIKLEHGVLVNQYLETSRTGIYAAG, encoded by the coding sequence ATGACGATCGAGGTCGATTTCCTGCTCATCGGCGGCGGGCTCGCCAGCGCAACCGCCGCCAAGACTCTGAGAGAGCAAGGGGCCGATGGCTCCGTGGCCATCATCGCCGCGGAACCGCTCCTCCCGTATCATCGCCCGCCGCTCACCAAGGGCTTCTTGTTGGGCAAGCAAACGCGGGAGAGCCTTCCGGTCCTCAAAGATGGTTACTTTCGGGATCAGGACGTACAGGTCTTGCTTGATACGCGGGCCCTCAGCATCGAGCCCGAGCATAGATGTGTGCGCACCGACCGCGCCGGTGATTTCAAATACCGGAAGCTCCTCATTGCGACGGGTTGCCGCCCGCATCGAATCGAGGCCCCGGGCGCCGAGCTGCCCGGGGTCTTTTATTTGCGTACGCTCGCGGATGCCCTGGACTTGAAGCAAGCCATGGCGGGCGCCAAACGGGCCGCCGTGATCGGATCGAGCTTCATCGCGATGGAGCTTGCGGCCAGCTTCGCCGAGCAGGGGATCGAAACCACGCTCATCGCCCGCGAAGACCGGCTCTACAGTCGGCTCGATTCGCCCGAGGTCTCGACCTTCTTCGCCGGCTACTACCGCGCCCGCGGCGTCGCGATCCTCTTTAACGAGACGGTCAAGGCCTTTACCGGGCGGGGGCGGGTTCAGCGCCTGATCACAAGCTCTGGAAAGAAGATCGCTTGCAATCTCGTCGCGGTGGGTATTGGCGTCGATCCCGATCTCGGGTTTATCGCAGGCAGCGGTATCAAGCTCGAACACGGAGTTTTGGTCAACCAA